The following nucleotide sequence is from Thunnus albacares chromosome 15, fThuAlb1.1, whole genome shotgun sequence.
TACATTAGAGGGTTCGTTTGTTCATTTTACTGAGAATATTTTCCTTTCCATGATCAATCGAATGTGCCGGTGAGAGTGCAAAGACAGCATTGAGCCAGTAAGAGACAGTTCCCAGAGAGTTAGCAAGAAGGCTAATCTGTAATAAAGCTATTaggttttctgtgttgtgtctgtttttactgtgaCAAAAGGTGAAAGATGCTGAGGCAGTAATTTCTAAGATAAGTCACAAGTTCACTTATGAACTCAGAAATAATGACCAGATGGTTGAATTTCACTAAAAATGAGGCGTAGACTTGAAACTAAGCTGCACAATAGGAGGAGTtatgaaaagtataaaatatgaggttttatgattttgcatcagGTTTTTCTTTGTCCCGGGACAAAAGACTTCGGTTTGCTCCGCATCTctttatgcacagtaaacctCTTCACACTGGACTCTACCAGCTGtatttctttgagttttggGTTTAATACTAAGTTGTTGGCGACCTGAAGATCTTTCGACCCGTTTGAACACTTTTACTAAGGTGACATGTTGATCTCATACTGCTAACAGAGTATTTGTTTTATCAGCCCTGTTAATTGTCTGACAAGCAAAGATAATTTATTAAACTGTCATTATATAATTTACTGACAGTGACGTCAGCACAGTGACCAGATCTTCTTTGGTGAAGAGGTCTCACTCTGTCTGCTGTTGGAGAGCAGAAACAGGTGAGAGTGAGACGTCGCGCTGATGATGAACTTTATCTGCAGGACTAAAATACGTCAGAGTCTGTGACGTCATCAGCACATTCAGGATCCTTCGACTCGTTTTGTGGACTCgtttttatttagtatttacTTTTAGTGTCTGTTTCACCTTCTGAGCTCAGAGTGAGACCTCTTCCTGCTCAGTCTCATCCTCTGCTCCGTCTCAGCTCAGTGACGCAGGaggaagcagcagaagaagaagaagaagaagaagaagaagaagaagaagaagaagaaggagagcgACGGAGGTCCGCTGCTCGACAGcagtaataattaataatttatagGATCAGCTGTTCTGTGTGGTCATGACGCTGTCGGCACTGCAGCTTCCTGCCGAGCTGTGGCTGCAGGTGTTCAGCTTCCTGTCCTGGAGAGACAAACTGAGTGTTCGCTGCACCTGTTCACACTTCAAACACCTGTTGGATAAGTCCCGCCCCCTGTGGCGCGGCTTCAGCATCGTGTTGCGACACTTCTCCCGCTACAACCAACCTTTCTGGCGCAGCCTGGCTCAGAGGAACGTGGGCAGTGTAGCAGTGCGTTCAGGTAAGAGGAAACACCTGAAGCACCTTTCCACATGGCTTCCCGCCCTCGGCGCACTGCGATTGGATGACTGGAGAGACGGAGGCGTCGACGAACTGAAACTGTTCCACCAACTGCAACACCTGTCCATCACGTCCTGCTACACACCTCTGAAGAGCCTGGACTTCCTGCTTCCTCTGAGTCATCAGCTGACACAGCTCAGTATCTGTAACGTGCAGCTCACCTGTCCCGCCTCTCACCTGGTGGCCACCATCAGTCAGCTGACTCGTCTCACctcgctgctgctgcaccaCGACGGCAGTCTGAGTGTCCCGACACTCAGCGGTGTCCTGACGCACCTGACGGAGCTCAAACGCCTGTCCTGGACCATGATCACCTACAGGACGCTGTCTCATGACTTCTTCAGCCCCGCCCAcctgacaggtaaacacacctgagacacaaaCCACACGTCTCCTCAGGTTACCTGCCGTCACTCATATAAATAAACGGTGTGTTTTTCTTGCCTCAGGTGGCGACGGCggtctgcagctgtctgacctGCAGTTGTTGAACTACGACGCCATGGTGACGCAGGAAGTTCTGCAGCCTTTGTCCCGCCTCCGCAGCCTGTCAGTCTTCCACCTGTACTCCGTCCCCGGACCCACCTGTCACCTGCAAACATGGCTGACAATGCTGCCGCATCTTCGCAGCCTCAATGTGCACGGTGACTCTACTGAACTCTACTAACCTGAAGTCTACTGTGACTGATTCTCTACACGCTGACGTGCAATGATGTCATGATGACCTCACTCTGTCTGTCCAATAGGAGGCCACCCTCTGGCAGCGTACGCCGACTTCCTGCCGTCTTCACTGGTCAGTCTGACGCTGTGTGTCGACATGCAGCCTGAAGACCTGCAGGTGGTTTCGCAGAGAGCTCCTCACATGGAGCATCTGCACTTGGAACCCTGGAGCTCCTCCTCCAGCCTGGTCA
It contains:
- the im:7136021 gene encoding uncharacterized protein im:7136021 isoform X1, whose product is MTLSALQLPAELWLQVFSFLSWRDKLSVRCTCSHFKHLLDKSRPLWRGFSIVLRHFSRYNQPFWRSLAQRNVGSVAVRSGKRKHLKHLSTWLPALGALRLDDWRDGGVDELKLFHQLQHLSITSCYTPLKSLDFLLPLSHQLTQLSICNVQLTCPASHLVATISQLTRLTSLLLHHDGSLSVPTLSGVLTHLTELKRLSWTMITYRTLSHDFFSPAHLTGGDGGLQLSDLQLLNYDAMVTQEVLQPLSRLRSLSVFHLYSVPGPTCHLQTWLTMLPHLRSLNVHGGHPLAAYADFLPSSLVSLTLCVDMQPEDLQVVSQRAPHMEHLHLEPWSSSSSLVRLLPQLFPHLRTLRIRHNHVSDEDFLQLQQLQRLDTLEVLDSYYRPDPSDPSWVVYEPSPRLLRLTSDLHRLTDHRVRVLTSSHRDLLTCHCV
- the im:7136021 gene encoding uncharacterized protein im:7136021 isoform X3, with translation MTLSALQLPAELWLQVFSFLSWRDKLSVRCTCSHFKHLLDKSRPLWRGFSIVLRHFSRYNQPFWRSLAQRNVGSVAVRSGKRKHLKHLSTWLPALGALRLDDWRDGGVDELKLFHQLQHLSITSCYTPLKSLDFLLPLSHQLTQLSICNVQLTCPASHLVATISQLTRLTSLLLHHDGSLSVPTLSGVLTHLTELKRLSWTMITYRTLSHDFFSPAHLTGGDGGLQLSDLQLLNYDAMVTQEVLQPLSRLRSLSVFHLYSVPGPTCHLQTWLTMLPHLRSLNVHGGHPLAAYADFLPSSLVSLTLCVDMQPEDLQVVSQRAPHMEHLHLEPWSSSSSLVRLLPQLFPHLRTLRISVVSDIITCRTRTSCSCSSCSAWTRWRFWTRTTDPTRATRAGSSTSRVLVCCG
- the im:7136021 gene encoding uncharacterized protein im:7136021 isoform X2 — its product is MTLSALQLPAELWLQVFSFLSWRDKLSVRCTCSHFKHLLDKSRPLWRGFSIVLRHFSRYNQPFWRSLAQRNVGSVAVRSGKRKHLKHLSTWLPALGALRLDDWRDGGVDELKLFHQLQHLSITSCYTPLKSLDFLLPLSHQLTQLSICNVQLTCPASHLVATISQLTRLTSLLLHHDGSLSVPTLSGVLTHLTELKRLSWTMITYRTLSHDFFSPAHLTGDGGLQLSDLQLLNYDAMVTQEVLQPLSRLRSLSVFHLYSVPGPTCHLQTWLTMLPHLRSLNVHGGHPLAAYADFLPSSLVSLTLCVDMQPEDLQVVSQRAPHMEHLHLEPWSSSSSLVRLLPQLFPHLRTLRIRHNHVSDEDFLQLQQLQRLDTLEVLDSYYRPDPSDPSWVVYEPSPRLLRLTSDLHRLTDHRVRVLTSSHRDLLTCHCV